The following is a genomic window from Engraulis encrasicolus isolate BLACKSEA-1 chromosome 13, IST_EnEncr_1.0, whole genome shotgun sequence.
attaatgaaatgacgttgagaggacatctttaagagCAGCCAGCTCTTTGTCCTGTGCCTCTAGCTCAGTCACAGTAGCTGCACTGTCCATCTCCAGGTGTGTTACTTCATTCTCAGCAACAGCTAGTCTGGTCTGGAGTTCAAAATTTTCTTTCTTCATATTGGTCACTTCAGCTACACTAACAGCCAGTCTGACCTTCAGAGAAGCCACCTCCTGTCCCTGCTCCTCTAGTTCAGACAGAGTAGCTTCATTTACCTTCTTCAGATTCACCACTTCAGCTTCACTAACAGCCAGTCTGGTCTTCATGGCTACATTTTCAGCCTCCAATACCTTAACCTCATCTTGAGTACCTCTTACTATCGCCCTCAgatccaccaccatgtctctgagttctTTCAGTTCAACATAGATGTCCAGCTGGGTATAGActtatcagcagcagcagccccagtgcTCTGGCTCTCTGTAAGTGAGTCTGGGTGCTCCGAGTCTGACCTCCACACATGAGAAACAACAGCCCCAGCAGTAggatggcagccctcatcttctAAATCACAAAGAAGGAAAACACATAATGTAAATGTGCCCTTATATTACACAATAATACAGTATGTGCCTTATCACATATAATAATTAGTTAGCcatgttaaaagaaaaaaaaacctgccatcaACATTTCATCTGGAAATACAATTTGGCGTTGGCATTATAAATATAGCCCATCAAAGCACAAGCATTTTGTGCTTTttcaggggacacacacactactcaagcCTCATAGCGCAAAGTCATTACAAGTGcaccagtgcccccccccccaccacacacacacacacaccttgattcttcatctcctctcattttcccctCTCACCTTATCCCTCTGCCTCTCATTCTcaatttcactctctcactccctcctcctctcatattcgcacagacacacagacacacacacacacacacacacacacacacacacacacacacacacacacacacacacacacacacacacacacacacacacacacacacacacacacacacacacacacacacacacacacatgctacatagACTTTAATAATGGTACAATGACAACCAAACAGATTTGCAATTAAGAAGTGATTTTTTTGATCACAATAATGATTTACAGCATAACTTCACAAACAAAGTTGCCAACAAAATGAATGGTGAGTGATCATGGTGATTTTCATCTGCTcagacagagaagaggaagaagccaCCAAAGGTTTATGAACTGTttatgtgtttgactgtgtgcatgtactctatgtgtgttttcatgcgtGGGAACGTGTGTACACTGTTTGTTGGCCTATGTGCTAATTCTTATGTATGGGATTGCAAATGGGAAGTCATGAGGGGAACAGCTAAGTGTCACAAGGGGCCTTTGCCGTcaaatggcaggtgtgtgtgatgACACGCTGTGTAGATTAGAGTCATGCTTCAACAAGCaaagatcaaacacacacacagactctagaCCTGTCCCACTCACGCTGTAAGTGTTTGTATTTAATTAAATAAAATTAGTTCCACAGTTCAACAAGCAAGGTTCAGTCACatacatatgcaagcacacacacacacacaaacacacacacacacgcgcgcgcacacacacacacacacacacacacacacacacatacacacacacacacacacacacacacacacacacacacacacacacacacacacacacaaacacacacacacacacacacacacacacacacacacacacacacacacacacacacacacacacacacacacacaaccccatcaCCGAGAGATGCATGTCTGAGAAGATAGTATGTGTGATGAGAGCCATACTTCTTGATAGTCTTCTAATGGTCATGAGAGTAGTGAAATAGGATCAAGATTTGAGTGCCATCACCATCGAGTGCtattgacttaaagggacactgtgtgagatttttagttgtttatttccagaattcatgcttcccattcattaatgttaccttttttatgaatacttaccaccaccaccataaaattctaagtattcattatgactgaaaaaattgcacttttcttacatgaagagggggatcttctccatggtccgccattttgaatttccagaaatggccattttttgctgcaaaaatgactgtacttggaccatactagaaaatattagtttattacttcgtaaactttcatgaaaagatcagcgGTAGGCAGCTCATTCtcaattcgcagcatagttgcagtaccctttttgaccatttcctgcacagtgtccctttgaatAAGTATCCTCTCTGACCTCCATCCCCTTTGCACACTCTTGTCCCATGTTTGGTATCCTGGAGATCCCAGAAATGTATTGTGTAAGAGCATGTTTTTAAATGTCACACTTTGATTGGACCTAGATGTTTTGTGAGAGTGGTTGTTCAAATGAAAGAGAGCAGTGAACTTGTATCATGATAATGGGGGCTTTCTCCCACACCAAAGCAAAATTCAAAACAAGCCAACTGGAATtgtaatgtgcatgcatgtacacagacattcgcatgcacacacacacatacaaatacacacacacacatgcttagttTTAACTCCATTCATTATTTCATATCTCATGGTTCTGCATATATATTTCCAATGATTTGCTATTGCCACACAGATAATGTTTGTGCTCACGGACAGCAGTGACACTGAGACATGATACAGATACTTTAATAATGGTGTTACGCGGTCCTGTTGTGCCGCCAGTTAATTTCTGTGCCTTCCACTAATTGCTGCCTTGTTTGCGCGCTGCGCTCTGCTTCATCTAATGTGAGTGTATGGTGTGCCCATGAGAAGACGCGCGCTCATTAGCCGAGCCATGGCCGAGCGCTCGGATAAAGACTCCAACCTCTCCagactccagtctctctctctgctctttcatGCTGCGTCGCTTTGTGAAGCTCTTGGCAAAACTATTTTATTACCCTTAGTCTTAAAATTCAttcttgtcttttatttttagttaACTTGACTTTTTTGTAAACGGTGGTGGGTGGTGattattttctttaacatttgagCACGACATAGGAATTAGTTAAGGAGATAGGTAAGTTCACCGGAAGACTAACATGTTTTTATTTCGAGGAGGTAAGGTAGATTTTGGATTTTTCAGTTAGGCTTTATAATAGGGTTTTTATTTTCCTCCTTTTTGACCGTGACATCTTTTTCTGTTCTTGACCAGGCGTTCGACGCCGTTTTTGTTTCTCCTTGACGTCGTGAAAATAATAAATCACCAAAGTTTTCCCCAAACTGTTGTGCTGGTACCTTTATGTTCAAACCCATATTTTTTATTTGAAATGGGTTTGTAACAAatggtatatatactgtatgtgcaatgagAACAAAACAGAATTGCTGTTAAGGGGAAATTTATTTGATCACAATAATGATTTACATCATCCATcatttcacaaacaaacaaaatgaatggtGAGTGATCATAGAGATttgttcagagagggaagagcaagAAGCCACTGAAAGTGCTGTGATTGTTAGCACTATCAAACAGAATGTGACCTGCTGGGATTATCATGTTAACTACATCTCCCACCTCCAGCTCCAGAGTCAGACCACTGGAGAGATAGGAGTGCTGTCCGTCAGTGTCATAATCACTCAGACCCATTTTCTTCTGCTCGTTCTTGCACATATAGGTAATCATCCAACGTGAGTGTAGTCTATCCATAACTGTGaatctgaagtagtagacccccctgactggagctgtgaaaaAGCCTGTTGTGCTGCTGTATGCATGGCCAACATCGGTGATGATTTTAGTGAAGACCAGGTTCAAATCAGTATTACCAGCTTGTATCTCTCCTGAATCTGTTAGGCCTGCTGAGAATGCCACCTTGGGTGCTAATTTGATCTCTTTCTGCAGATGGTCCACCTCAGTCTCAATACCTTCCAGTTTGGTCTTCACCGCTGTGAGCTCTTGCTCCTGCTCCTCTATCTCAGTCACAGTAGCTGTATTTGCCATCTTCAGGTGTGTTATTTCAGTCTCTAGTCTGGTCTTGAGTTCCCCGTTTTCTTTCTTCagatttgtcacttcaacttCACTAACAGCCAGTTTGGTCTTCATGACTGTATTGTCAGCTTCCAGTACTTTTACATCTTCTTGGGTTTGTCTTAGTGTCACATTTAAGTCCtccacaatgtctttgagtttctTCAGTTCAGCATAGATGTCAACTTGCTTAGAGACCTCAACAGCAGCAGCCCCAGTGCTCTGGCCCTCTGTCTGTATGCCAGTCTGGATGCTGTGGGGCTGAACTTCACATATGGAAAGCAGCAGCCCCAGCGGTAggatggcagccctcatcttctAAATCACTAGGAAAGAAAATCATAATGAAAATGTGCTGTGATTTCCTTATGCCACAAGATAAGTAAAAAGTAGGCAACCATGTCAAAACCAGTCATGAAACATTTCAAACGATCACCTGCATTCTGTTTCAGGGGACAAATTACATAATAGGATAAATAAAGTATCAATTGTACCCAAAATGAAATGCATTTACACATATTTAGAAGTACCACCtacccactacccccccccccccccttacaactGACTGTAAAGCAATGAGTCAGGAATTTGTTTTATTCCTTTAGTTGATGATTCAGagaggggcgtcagctgacctaatgctatacagggagACAGTGGGGCACCAAGAGATAATGAAAGCATGCAAAGTGAGAGAGCAAAAATTTGTTTTGCAGTTATTTACTTTA
Proteins encoded in this region:
- the LOC134460506 gene encoding heavy metal-binding protein HIP-like, producing the protein MRAAILPLGLLLSICEVQPHSIQTGIQTEGQSTGAAAVEVSKQVDIYAELKKLKDIVEDLNVTLRQTQEDVKVLEADNTVMKTKLAVSEVEVTNLKKENGELKTRLETEITHLKMANTATVTEIEEQEQELTAVKTKLEGIETEVDHLQKEIKLAPKVAFSAGLTDSGEIQAGNTDLNLVFTKIITDVGHAYSSTTGFFTAPVRGVYYFRFTVMDRLHSRWMITYMCKNEQKKMGLSDYDTDGQHSYLSSGLTLELEVGDVVNMIIPAGHILFDSANNHSTFSGFLLFPL